GTCATAATTATAGTGTGCTGAGTTGTTAGTGATTTGATGCTGGATGCAGGGCCGAAGAGAATGCAGGCCACAGCAGCTAAATGGCACTCCGTCGATCAGATACTTCCCCTCCACATTACTCCGCAGTCGCCTGAAGAAGAgtagaatgcattaaaaaacttTCTCCAGTATTAATAGTAAACCTACactggtggccaaaattattcgAACACTAGTATTTTCTCCAGATCAAAAATGGTTTTACaataagtcagttatttctggCTTTTGCTGTAGCGTcattaggaaatatcagtttacatttccaaacagaTCCGGACTGCTAAGCACCCTCAAATGAAATCAATAGCACCCTCAGGTAAAGATTTGGCAAACggagcatttttattcatttgttgtgttCAGCATGAATCATCTAATCAGAACCAAGTGTAGAcgcaatgtaaataagagatttatCATAATATAACTTTGTGAGGTCGTGATGACCTAAGATCAGTGActgctttttagtgattataagcATAGTGCTCTTTGTGCCATTGCGATGGATGGGAGTAAAAcctttatatgtatatgtatatatgtatatatgtataaaggttagagcaccctcactaatgtAAGAcgcaccctcagtgatttgattctggagTCGGGCctgtttccaaacattcattttgccattcattgatctttgtttgcacaaggagtctgacagcagccagtgctccacacagagatctgatctcatcatcatccattctgtctggaatgacatgaagaaaaagaaaaaaactgagacagactaaatccagaagagcTGTGGCaaatctccaagatgcttcaagaaacctacctgcaaagctacagtactgttaaaagttttggACACTTGtgaaaaaatgctgtaaaatgaggatgctgtcaaaaataatgtcataaatagattttctttatcaatgaacttctattaactaaattaaatcagcatttgaTTTGACCatcctttgcatttaaagcagcttttgccctaggtgcacttgcacatagtttcaggtagctttgcttgtcacagttcttctggatttagtctgtctcagtttgttctgtttcttcatgtcattccagacaaacTGGATGAAGATGAGATTACTGtagagcactggctgctgtcagactcctgatatttcctactgacacactacagcaaaagatagcaATAACTGACTTAtaaccattttttagctggtgaaaatactagtgttctaataattatGACCACCACTGTATGTTTATGgtataccaaaaataaatactatgtatcatcatttactcaccctcatgttgttgcaaacttgtatggctttctttctagtgaaacacattaaaaaatgtctatTGAAAATCAGTGGGGTTGGGTGTTATTTTGGACTCggctgactttcattgtatggacaaagtcaactgaaacattcttcaaaatatccacttttgtgttccacagaagacagaacatacaggtttggaatgacatgaggtgagtaaatgatggcacaGTTTTCATTGTTCGGTGAACAATGCCTTTAACCGCGTAATATTAAAGTGCATTGTGGGTAGAAATTGACTTACTCTACAACTTCGCTATCAGTCATATCCAGGTAGCGGTTGCTGATCCACTGAATGTGAAACCAGTCTCGATAGCCTCCATTGCCACAGCACTGAAACTGCATTTGCAGCATGTCCATTGTGCGTTTGATGTAACAGCGGCCTGGCATGTCCGTATCTTTATAGTAGCGCATGGCGTCACGCAAGCCCAAAAACAGTGACTCCTCCAGATCGTTACGCATGCTATAGCACATCAGTGCTCCCACGAGGatacaaaatgtaaagaaaaaggtACATATGATGTAAGGCAGCATCAGCAGCTTCCATCGCAGGAACTTGGTAGTGTCCACACAGTCATAGCAAATCTTTCCCCCCAGGAAGTTGATCGCACAGGCAGTCAAGCCAACACAGATAAGCATGTTTGGCACTGACACAATCTCTTTTGACATCAGCTCCCGTCTCTTCACGATCTCCACCTTTAAGAACAGGCCCAGGCTGAAGAGCGTGACTCCAGTTACCACAGACACCCAGTTCAGGACCCATAAAACCTGGGCCAGtttgtctctgtttgttttcGTAAATGTCACTTTTAAGACTGCCATTGTCGATGGGAAATGTTGCTTTTATCGtctcaacagtaaaaaaaattgtgtccaggtgtaaaactcattttattttagggtgaTATAACATACAGGGTAACTGGGAAAAGACAGGGAATATGTTCCACGGGGAGGAGGGAAGTGAACAGGGAGAGAAGGCCAAGAGGGCCATATAAGCAGCTTAGGTTAGGTATTTTTATACTCCTGGATGACGGCCTTAGCTTCATAATAGCACAGGTACTGAAATCAAGATGAAAatgtaacacaataaatgcatgGATATTTTACAATGTATGAAAATGGctatttaatatatactgtactatatatatttgtatatttccaTAACTATGCTATATACTAATATAATGATACTTACTGAAGGATTATTTCTGAGTTGTATGGGCAAACCTATTTTAGTTCAGTAAGTACAGAAATGTCAGgtattttgttaatatgtttaTGCCTTACTGTGGCTCATAGTTGTATTAAGTTATTGTTGTAATACTTATTGAGTATGCGTATGAAGTTAGGATGTAAGTAATCAAGTGTATTCCATGTGCACAGAAAAAACatattgtaaattataatttaatcaattataaatagcatttgttaacattagatgTTACAGAAGGACATTAGATGTTATTCTAGgcactattatattttttataccatTCTAAGTTGTATTCCTACAACCCCCACCCACTTAAAATCACATAACTTACCTACCCAGATCTCAAATAGCCGCATATGGGCTTGTAATCCATGGATCTTGATCGTAGATGCTGCAATATTCCCTTTTTTGCATGTTTCAGGTAAGGGACCACAGAAGAGGTGAGGAGCAGGTTTAGAGTGAATTGTGTCCAGACTCACTGTGACCTCCACCTAATCCATTTATCCTCAGGATTTAACAGAACACTTCCAAGCCATCTGGGCCAATCCCATACGAATAACATCAGttacccccccaacccccaacccCCACACACAAtgcattcaataataaataataagatatgtatttataatgtatgaaataaaccCCACACCCAAAACATGGAAAACTAGTATACAGTATGCTATGGGTTCAAGAATAAACTAGCTAAAAACTAGGAACTAGGAAcccaggggcgttgcacaagatcccgggccctatgcaggcagatgggcccccatgaaaatatccaggtaaaataaaatatattccagacttttcaagggccctctcttcctttggggccctggtaatcagtattGGTTTTACCGCCAGTCCGATGCCCCTGGAGGAACCAAGAATTCTCAAACAGATTTACTGTACAAGTTAACATATTTTCACGCTGGAATTTGTCGGTACTGGacaattttgtttagatttttggcATATACAGCAACTGTTATGTAGAAAACTTGGACgatttgcaaaatgaaaaaatgaaatcgcAGAACATGAGAATGATGCTTAATCTCTCTGACAAcaggtcatttttatatatattttttttactttaatgtccATAAAACGTCAGATGTAAAAACATGTTCAATAAGATGTCCACTACACTGAACTGAACATGGAATATTTTATAGTTCTCTTGTACAGAATTagatctaaatataatttattttgttaatatttaacattttctgcagtttacGTAACGATGCTATCACagttaaaacatacaaaatgttcaAAGATGCAGGGGTGACATTTCAGTCGTCGTCGACAAATAACATGATGCAGACTTAGTTGAACATTCCCCGTCATGCGCAGTAGCCAAATGCAGTCGCCGGAACGATGGCCGTCGATAATTTTCTCTTTGGCCAGTGCATcctttattttttagcatttcttTTCGGTTTCATCGCCGTTGTACCGCTCTCTGAAAACAGCGATGACTTCCAGGGGAAATGCCTGCTGTTTACTGAGGGAATGTGGCAGAATGAGAACATGACGATGGGTAAACAGCGCTTTATAGTTGAAGAATGGGGACCAGAGTCATCCTGCCGCTTCATCACTTTCGTGGGCATTGTGTCTCTCATCCTGTCCGCTGTACAGGCGTGGCGGACCTTTTTCTTCCTCTGCAAAGGCCACGACGAGTAGGCGACCCCTCATTCACTTAGACCGCATTGCATATTAAAACATCCCAATCAGAAAATTATGTTATCATACATGTTTACTTTATGTCTTTACATCTCTTGCAGCTCTCTTTTCCATGCCTTCTTGAATCTGCTCCTGTGCCTGTTGGTGGTATTTGTGGTGTTTGTGGCTGGTACCATCTCCAGTGTTGGCTTCAGTTCATGGTGTGATGCTGTCACTGAAAATGGGGCCATGCCCAGCAGGTAAACTGTTTGAAACCATTTTAAATCAGTTAGAATCAAGCAGTATCACAGTCATGTTGAATAACAGTCATGCTGATATTTAGCAGGCTATTGCAGAGAGCaagcatgatattttttttttttacattttgtcatttatatttatgcttatAGTAATATAATCAAGATGTTAATAACAGcaataatgcaatttaatatatatatatatatattcctgtttGAAATGCAGCGACATACTCCCAGAACAGATATTTGGGGGGAGTGTGGGAAAAAAACATAAGACATTAGTCTTATTAGAAGTCTAATAagatatttcaaggtaaaaaaaaaacaaaaaaacatatgtttgCTTTAAATTTGGTTTATTTCATTTGGCAGGTGTGAGGATCTGCAAGACACAGATTTAGAGCTTGGTGTTGACAACAAATCCTTTTATGACCAGTTTGCCATTGCACAGGTAAACATTCATCTATAAAACTTACATTCACAAGCAGAGATTTCAAGTATATATTTCATGAGTCTCTTGTACATAATTtctattaatatgtaaatatgttctTTGTTTCACAGTTTGGCCTGTGGTCAGCCTGGTTATGCTGGTTGGGTCTTACAGTACTAGCTTTCCTGAAGGTTTACCATAACCACCGGCAGCAGGAGCTGCTAGACAGTCTTGTTCAAGAGAAGGAGCTCCTGCTAGGACATCCTTTACAGAGGAGTTCTTACAACAGGAATGCCATGATTTAAACAAAATCTCTCATGTAGTCCATTTACACTGCATGAACCAGTTTCTGAGAGCAGAATTAAACCCTcagaataaacatatttttttattaatcatatatCAATCTTTAGATCTGAGTCTTAGTTAGTAGATTCATTGTAAGTTATgttcatgtttaaataaatgatcatgGAAAACATATTCAAAACAGATAGAGttattttccattgttgtttagaGACACCATCCTTGCAGAACTCTAATCAAACTCTACATGGAAGTATCTTCATACTCACTCTTATTTTTACATACGAATACTGCCTTTACTGTACATGGGAGCAAAATATAAccagaaataaaactgaataattgCTCTTATGTAGTCTTTATTCTGTTACCTATAGGTGTAGAGTTTATCCCAATGTATCTGCAATATTTTGCTTTTAGCTAACACACACTGGATTGACAAAATGTTTGATTGCTTTTTCCTTATTATTGCCAGtcctttatattatattttatttattaaaaaaaaaaaaaaaaaaaaagtggttaaaaCTCTTTAGTTTGGTTGTAGTACTTTTTTGGAGATGCACctggaaatgtattttttggtGATATTATAACACCTCATACATCCTAAATAATAATGAGCACTTCAAGTTctctttgttttcatatttattataatgtaattaattggCTTTTAGACTATGCTAGTGCAACCCACCGTTAGTCTCACCAGCTAAATGGATTTGCAGTTTCATTGTCTCGATCACCACCAAGTGGCTGAAAAAAGAAATGTCTACACATACAGCGttggtcattattattattattattattattattttttatcaatttgtgACATAAAGTGATTGTTGTAATTGTTGCAGTGTGATTGTGACCGCTGATACCATATTGATCCTTTGGTGATAATCCCACATAAACACTCTAAAAAAgtacaaacataaaacatcatGTAGAAAACAAACATATTCAATATAACTACATTAACCTGACTACATTATTAGGTCAATTCAGGTAAAAATAATAGAGGATGATTAAGTTGTTTATTTAGCAATAAATGCAGCAGAAAATATGTTCTGTCAAATTATACAAATGGTTCAATTAAAGCTTTACACTTATAATTCCATTTAGCAGACCACATACCTCAGTGATTTAAAAgtggaaaatatatttagatttagatccacatgcatatatatatatatctttatctctctctctctctctctccctctctctctctctctctctctctctctctctatatatatatatatatatgaagagttaagATGCAAAAGCCTATAAGTGCAATCtgaaattttcctttaaaatgagcatttttatcagggttctatatttttgttcagttatttcacttagaaaaggacctatacattgccattagaataaaattactgaacctaaacataggagcctgataaaaatgcaaattttagatgaaaattttaGATGGCACTTAGCTGAAGCAGATATTTAACATAGGTTTTTACATAGACTAGATTATTGTCTCTGGACTTATGGCTTCTCTGATGTCTTCATTTCTCCATTGTGAACATTAATACTGTGTGGATGAAAGGAGAAAAATAAAGGAGGAGAATGAGCAGAGAGTAACAATTCTCCACTTAAAATGCACTTATGGTCATAAACGTGTCAATCACCTTCTTGTGCACTGTGCTAAGATCTTGTACCAAACAATGTGCCACACAGCAGTGTGTAAAGCCGAAATGTTCAGTTTCTGGATGGGAATCCCTCTTGAACATCAAAAAGACCAGAGTAATAAGCGGACAGGCCCATAATAACGTCACACATGGCTGTGCTCAGCATAAACACAAATCTGTTCTGAATTCGGAGATGCTATGTTTTTAGGATCCCGATGACTACAGATCCTGAGACTACAGAACCACACTTGTGGCGAATATGATGTGGTAAGCATATAGGAAGTATAGTGTCCAGGTTTGAGAAGTCGACAGAA
The sequence above is drawn from the Cyprinus carpio isolate SPL01 chromosome B20, ASM1834038v1, whole genome shotgun sequence genome and encodes:
- the tmem179aa gene encoding transmembrane protein 179, translated to MAVDNFLFGQCILYFLAFLFGFIAVVPLSENSDDFQGKCLLFTEGMWQNENMTMGKQRFIVEEWGPESSCRFITFVGIVSLILSAVQAWRTFFFLCKGHDDSLFHAFLNLLLCLLVVFVVFVAGTISSVGFSSWCDAVTENGAMPSRCEDLQDTDLELGVDNKSFYDQFAIAQFGLWSAWLCWLGLTVLAFLKVYHNHRQQELLDSLVQEKELLLGHPLQRSSYNRNAMI
- the LOC109073589 gene encoding photoreceptor outer segment membrane glycoprotein 2-like; the encoded protein is MAVLKVTFTKTNRDKLAQVLWVLNWVSVVTGVTLFSLGLFLKVEIVKRRELMSKEIVSVPNMLICVGLTACAINFLGGKICYDCVDTTKFLRWKLLMLPYIICTFFFTFCILVGALMCYSMRNDLEESLFLGLRDAMRYYKDTDMPGRCYIKRTMDMLQMQFQCCGNGGYRDWFHIQWISNRYLDMTDSEVVERLRSNVEGKYLIDGVPFSCCGLHSLRPCIQHQITNNSAHYNYDYRKEELNLNRRGCRQALLEHYTQIMQSIGLIVLIIWLFEVSVLTGVRYLQTAMENVLRLGDPDSESDGWLLENSIADTARYNFNIIKNLGKCYQVDDDPNIDVPSSSQQAQENVPVKQIPVAP